From the Halalkalicoccus sp. CGA53 genome, one window contains:
- a CDS encoding TatD family hydrolase codes for MPTDNPTRRPTDAAYLEETRRPPTDLLTLPWIDVHNHAHTLSWDDRERYALAGCAAMVMVASGYHWTPYKPARAEDVRFLWDDAVNRRAAIEREHFFEARLGLGVHTGVRIENPEELLEAMAGYCELEEVVAIGETGVTPSQHISAWDVAEQRAVVEAQMELADTYDLPVILHTPNQSSESKRSYRPGVGVPGYEKNTALGAEPVLDGENPALEAVKIDVEAANDAGLAEERIVASHADRNNTPYLMEETDCYLSYTIGHSWLIGVDAGDVADAIEEYGPERITVDTDCANVLRTDPFALKRAIFELYRLGIDEAAIRQVVWENPRDLYGFGE; via the coding sequence ATGCCAACGGACAACCCGACCAGACGGCCGACCGATGCGGCGTACCTCGAGGAGACTCGGAGACCGCCGACCGACCTGCTTACCCTGCCCTGGATCGACGTCCACAACCACGCACACACGCTCTCGTGGGACGATCGCGAGCGGTACGCACTGGCCGGCTGTGCGGCGATGGTGATGGTCGCCTCCGGCTACCACTGGACGCCGTACAAGCCAGCGAGAGCCGAGGACGTCCGCTTCCTCTGGGACGACGCGGTGAACCGACGGGCGGCGATCGAGCGCGAGCACTTCTTCGAGGCGAGACTCGGCCTCGGGGTACACACGGGCGTCCGGATCGAGAACCCGGAGGAGCTGCTGGAGGCGATGGCCGGCTACTGCGAACTGGAGGAGGTCGTGGCGATCGGCGAGACCGGCGTCACCCCGTCCCAGCACATAAGCGCGTGGGACGTAGCGGAACAGCGGGCGGTCGTCGAGGCACAGATGGAACTCGCCGACACCTACGACCTGCCCGTGATCCTGCACACGCCGAACCAGTCGAGCGAGTCGAAACGGTCCTACAGGCCGGGGGTGGGAGTCCCCGGATACGAGAAGAACACCGCACTGGGCGCGGAGCCGGTGCTCGACGGGGAGAACCCGGCGCTCGAAGCGGTGAAGATCGACGTCGAGGCGGCCAACGATGCGGGACTCGCGGAGGAGCGGATCGTCGCCTCCCACGCGGATCGGAACAACACCCCCTACCTGATGGAAGAGACCGACTGCTACCTGAGCTACACGATCGGCCACTCGTGGCTGATCGGCGTCGACGCCGGAGACGTCGCCGATGCCATCGAGGAGTACGGCCCCGAGCGGATCACGGTCGACACGGACTGTGCGAACGTCCTCCGGACCGACCCGTTCGCGCTGAAACGGGCGATCTTCGAACTGTACCGTCTCGGGATCGACGAGGCGGCGATCCGGCAGGTCGTCTGGGAGAACCCCCGTGACCTCTACGGGTTCGGCGAGTAG
- a CDS encoding SDR family NAD(P)-dependent oxidoreductase, giving the protein MTERFDLTERVAVVTGGGRGIGRAIALGLADAGATVVPTARSGEEVAAVAEEVRDRGGRSLAVTTDLRDRDEIDALFERTVEEFGGVDCVVNNAGANPDTALGRPERVEEEGYDLVLDVNLRGAFRCATAAADHLHERGGSVVNVASVGGLVGLPRQHPYVASKHGLVGLTKSMAIDWAPEVRVNAVAPGYVSTSLTEGVEENEALRESILARTPLERIADPEEIAGPVVFLASDAASFVTGSVLAVDGGWTAQ; this is encoded by the coding sequence CTGACGGAGCGCTTCGACCTCACGGAGCGCGTCGCGGTCGTCACCGGCGGCGGCCGCGGCATCGGCCGGGCGATCGCGCTGGGGCTGGCCGACGCGGGTGCGACGGTCGTCCCGACAGCGAGGAGCGGAGAGGAGGTCGCGGCGGTGGCCGAGGAGGTCCGCGATCGCGGCGGCCGCTCGCTCGCGGTGACGACCGACCTCCGGGACCGAGACGAGATCGACGCGCTGTTCGAGCGCACTGTCGAGGAGTTCGGCGGGGTCGACTGCGTCGTGAACAACGCCGGGGCGAACCCCGATACCGCGCTGGGACGACCCGAACGGGTCGAGGAGGAGGGCTACGACCTCGTGCTCGACGTGAACCTGCGGGGGGCCTTTCGGTGTGCGACGGCGGCCGCGGACCACCTCCACGAGCGTGGCGGATCGGTCGTGAACGTCGCGAGCGTCGGCGGACTGGTTGGCCTTCCCCGACAGCACCCCTACGTCGCCTCGAAACACGGGCTGGTTGGGCTGACGAAGAGCATGGCGATCGACTGGGCGCCCGAGGTGCGCGTGAACGCCGTCGCACCGGGCTACGTCTCGACGTCGCTCACCGAGGGTGTCGAGGAGAACGAGGCGCTCAGGGAGTCGATCCTCGCTCGCACACCCTTAGAGCGGATCGCCGATCCAGAGGAGATCGCCGGACCCGTGGTCTTCCTCGCGAGCGATGCGGCGAGCTTCGTCACCGGGAGCGTGCTCGCGGTCGACGGCGGCTGGACGGCGCAGTAA
- a CDS encoding ABC transporter ATP-binding protein — MTAVLETDGLTKRFGELTAVDDVTLSIEDEGVTSIIGPNGAGKTTFYNLLTGVLEPTAGTIHLREGGDLVDITDAPPHEVARRGLSRSYQITNVFEGLTIRENLQVARISHDGRTMDLRSRAASDGAINEEVDRLLDLLGLADMADRPCDALSHGEKRSVEIALALAIEPTVFLLDEPTAGMNATEAREIVSLVQQLDDDLAATFVVTEHNMDVVRDVSDRIVVLAEGAVLADGTPGEVLTDERVTEAYLGSEAV; from the coding sequence GTGACGGCCGTCCTCGAAACCGACGGCCTCACCAAGCGTTTCGGCGAACTGACCGCCGTCGACGACGTCACCCTCTCGATCGAGGACGAGGGCGTCACGAGCATCATCGGACCGAATGGGGCCGGGAAGACGACGTTCTACAACCTCCTCACGGGAGTCCTCGAACCGACGGCGGGGACGATCCACCTCAGGGAGGGTGGCGACCTCGTCGACATCACCGACGCGCCGCCGCACGAGGTCGCCAGACGCGGGCTCTCCCGGTCCTACCAGATCACGAACGTCTTCGAGGGGCTCACGATCCGGGAGAACCTGCAGGTCGCCCGGATCAGCCACGACGGCAGGACGATGGACCTGCGCTCGCGTGCGGCGAGCGACGGGGCGATCAACGAGGAGGTCGACCGCCTGCTCGACCTGCTCGGGCTGGCCGATATGGCCGACCGGCCCTGTGACGCGCTCAGCCACGGCGAGAAGCGCAGCGTCGAGATCGCGCTCGCGCTGGCGATCGAGCCGACGGTCTTCCTCCTCGACGAGCCGACCGCCGGGATGAACGCGACGGAGGCCCGCGAGATCGTCTCGCTGGTCCAGCAGCTCGACGACGACCTCGCGGCGACGTTCGTCGTCACCGAGCACAACATGGACGTCGTTCGGGACGTCTCGGATCGTATCGTCGTCCTCGCGGAGGGCGCGGTGCTCGCCGACGGGACGCCAGGGGAGGTACTGACCGACGAGCGCGTCACCGAGGCCTACCTGGGGAGTGAGGCCGTATGA
- a CDS encoding ABC transporter ATP-binding protein, whose product MTVLEVDGIDTYYGNSHVLHDVSLELEEGEVVALLGRNGAGKTTTMRSIMGTTPPRRGRISYRGTDLVGRSPNEINRLGIDLVPEDRRVFPTLTVQENLTLAHKLADDPRPVEEMYELFPILDDLRRNRGRNLSGGEQQMLSVARALVQRPSLLLLDEPTEGLAPVIVDDLREMLRDVVSQDVTVLLSEQNVTFAFALATRSYVIDTGSIVFEGTIDELQDRDDLLEQYLAVAPEEVR is encoded by the coding sequence ATGACGGTGCTCGAGGTCGACGGGATCGACACGTACTACGGCAACAGCCACGTGCTCCACGACGTCTCGCTCGAACTGGAGGAGGGAGAGGTCGTAGCGCTGCTCGGTCGCAACGGGGCTGGCAAGACGACGACGATGCGCTCGATCATGGGGACGACCCCGCCCCGCCGAGGTCGAATCAGCTACCGGGGGACCGACCTCGTGGGACGCTCGCCGAACGAGATCAACCGCCTCGGGATCGACCTCGTCCCCGAGGACAGGCGCGTCTTCCCCACGCTGACGGTCCAGGAGAACCTCACGCTCGCGCACAAGCTCGCCGACGATCCCCGGCCGGTCGAGGAGATGTACGAGCTGTTCCCGATCCTCGACGACCTGCGGCGGAACAGGGGCCGGAACCTGAGCGGCGGCGAACAGCAGATGCTCTCTGTCGCACGCGCGCTCGTCCAGCGTCCCTCGCTACTGCTGCTCGACGAGCCGACCGAGGGGCTCGCGCCGGTGATCGTCGACGACCTCCGCGAGATGCTCCGCGACGTCGTCTCACAGGACGTGACCGTCCTCCTGTCGGAGCAGAACGTCACCTTCGCGTTCGCACTCGCCACCCGGAGCTACGTGATCGACACGGGCTCGATCGTCTTCGAGGGGACGATCGACGAGCTACAGGACCGCGACGACCTGCTCGAACAGTACCTCGCGGTCGCCCCGGAAGAGGTGCGCTGA
- a CDS encoding branched-chain amino acid ABC transporter permease — MEPSTTLAFVGLADVVIGLSLGSRLFLIAVGLSLIFGVLGVLNFAHGAFYMIGAYVALTVTNQLIDNFWIAVVAGALAVGLIGVLIEVGTIRPLYERAEGELDQLIVTFGFVLVIHEAVRFVWGSQPYSMDAPASLAFSVSIAGSTFSAYRLFVIGAAFVVMAGLWLFVTKTYFGSLVRGTSSDREMASMLGVDVPRLYTAVFFLGSFLAGLGGALSAPLQSTSPALGDQVIIDAFIIVVIGGLGSMFGAFVGAMLVGLMQAIGPQFIAAGHIAIPFVAMVIVLLLRPEGLFGGIGE, encoded by the coding sequence ATGGAGCCGAGTACGACGCTCGCGTTCGTCGGACTCGCCGATGTGGTGATCGGGCTGAGCCTCGGGAGCCGGCTGTTCCTGATCGCGGTCGGCCTGAGCCTCATCTTCGGCGTGCTCGGCGTGCTCAACTTCGCCCACGGGGCGTTCTACATGATCGGGGCGTACGTCGCCCTCACCGTCACGAACCAGCTGATCGATAACTTCTGGATCGCCGTGGTCGCGGGCGCGCTCGCCGTCGGCCTGATCGGCGTGCTGATCGAGGTGGGGACGATCCGGCCGCTGTACGAACGCGCGGAGGGCGAACTCGATCAGCTGATCGTCACCTTCGGGTTCGTCCTCGTCATCCACGAGGCGGTCAGGTTCGTCTGGGGCTCACAGCCGTACTCGATGGACGCCCCGGCGTCGCTGGCCTTCTCGGTCTCGATCGCCGGCAGCACGTTCAGCGCCTACCGGCTGTTCGTGATCGGCGCCGCGTTCGTCGTCATGGCCGGGCTCTGGCTCTTCGTCACGAAGACCTACTTCGGCTCGCTCGTCCGCGGGACCTCCTCCGACCGGGAGATGGCGTCGATGCTCGGCGTCGACGTGCCGAGGCTCTACACCGCCGTCTTCTTCCTCGGGAGCTTCCTCGCCGGCCTCGGTGGGGCGCTCTCGGCGCCGTTGCAGTCGACCAGTCCGGCGCTCGGCGACCAGGTGATCATCGACGCGTTCATCATCGTCGTGATCGGCGGCCTCGGCTCGATGTTCGGCGCGTTCGTCGGCGCGATGCTGGTCGGGCTGATGCAGGCGATCGGCCCGCAGTTCATCGCCGCCGGCCACATCGCGATCCCGTTCGTCGCGATGGTGATCGTCCTCCTGCTCAGGCCCGAAGGCCTCTTCGGGGGGATCGGCGAATGA
- a CDS encoding TetR/AcrR family transcriptional regulator yields the protein MSDSGGRVSAKDTRELIMEATFRAIGEHGYADLRMRDIGEEMELTRQVIHYYFDGKYDLISSFLEYVIDQYEGSVEVDEHADPRAELDARIDQCLFGPEFGEFTHWDRMKVYHELFAHAQNDDRHREIFNDHYDRIRGSIVEVVERGIEEGVFRPVDAELMGQLVTDVIHAARGRRIALGHEDAPEEARRAIDEFVLDSLDVDE from the coding sequence ATGAGCGATTCCGGCGGGAGGGTCTCCGCGAAGGACACCCGCGAGCTGATCATGGAGGCGACGTTCCGTGCGATCGGCGAGCACGGCTACGCCGACCTCCGGATGCGCGATATCGGCGAGGAGATGGAGCTGACCAGACAGGTGATCCACTACTACTTCGACGGGAAGTACGACCTCATCTCCTCGTTTCTCGAGTACGTGATCGACCAGTACGAGGGGAGCGTCGAGGTCGACGAGCACGCCGACCCGCGGGCCGAACTCGACGCGCGGATCGACCAGTGTCTGTTCGGGCCGGAGTTCGGCGAGTTCACCCACTGGGATCGCATGAAGGTCTACCACGAACTGTTCGCGCACGCACAGAACGACGACCGACACCGCGAGATCTTCAACGACCACTACGACCGGATCCGCGGGAGCATCGTCGAGGTCGTCGAGAGAGGTATCGAGGAGGGGGTGTTCCGCCCCGTCGACGCGGAGCTCATGGGCCAGCTCGTCACGGACGTGATCCACGCCGCTCGCGGCCGGCGGATCGCGCTCGGCCACGAGGACGCCCCGGAGGAGGCCCGAAGGGCGATCGACGAGTTCGTCCTCGACTCGCTGGACGTCGACGAGTAG
- a CDS encoding aminomethyl transferase family protein → MDSDSEFGPEGVLETMRRVNRREDFSARRPSQYTNWIDEQLSWKETCYVGSWSTFANLKLEGPDAIDLLADLSINSFADYPVGGGKHLVQCDEDANVVAEGVLVREGDEEFVLHGVPCYWTAFNLERGDYDATAEFRDTFNFGVQGPTSLDVLDALANHSLREVGFMRSGPIEIAGVDVTAVRFGMSGEVGFELHGPGEHGETVWDAILEAGEPYGIQRLSSGTSSINQLEAGIPSRVRDFVSAIFGDGMADYRAFLREHQSRDLITHAVEGSFEGDDISDYYRTPVELGWDRYTKFDHDFVGREALEAEGADPDRVLATLEWNDEDVIDVYASLFQPGDTYKFMEMPHQQKRSMIADRVLVDGEDVGVATMRGYSYYFRTMLSLCTIDVEHSDVGTEVTVVWGEGENPASPTVEDHVQKEVRATVARTPYKEDRRRANLAE, encoded by the coding sequence ATGGACTCTGACTCGGAGTTCGGACCGGAGGGCGTCCTCGAGACGATGCGTCGGGTGAACCGGCGAGAGGACTTCAGCGCACGCCGTCCCAGCCAGTACACGAACTGGATCGACGAACAGCTCTCGTGGAAGGAGACCTGCTACGTCGGGAGCTGGTCGACGTTCGCGAATCTCAAACTCGAAGGGCCGGACGCCATCGACCTCTTGGCCGACCTGAGCATCAACTCGTTCGCGGACTACCCCGTCGGCGGCGGGAAACACCTCGTCCAGTGTGACGAGGACGCCAACGTCGTCGCCGAGGGCGTCCTCGTCCGCGAGGGCGACGAGGAGTTCGTCCTCCACGGTGTGCCGTGTTACTGGACCGCGTTCAACCTCGAACGGGGCGACTACGACGCCACCGCCGAGTTCCGGGACACGTTCAACTTCGGGGTGCAGGGACCGACGTCGCTCGACGTGCTGGACGCGCTCGCGAACCACTCGCTGCGCGAGGTGGGGTTCATGCGCTCGGGCCCCATCGAGATCGCCGGCGTCGACGTGACCGCCGTCCGATTCGGGATGTCCGGCGAGGTCGGGTTCGAACTCCACGGGCCGGGCGAGCACGGCGAGACGGTGTGGGACGCCATCCTCGAGGCGGGCGAGCCGTACGGCATACAGCGGCTGAGTTCGGGCACCTCGTCTATCAACCAACTCGAAGCCGGCATCCCGTCGCGGGTCCGGGACTTCGTCTCCGCCATCTTCGGGGACGGCATGGCCGACTACCGCGCGTTCCTCCGCGAGCACCAGAGCCGTGACCTCATCACACACGCCGTGGAGGGGAGCTTCGAGGGCGACGACATCAGCGACTACTACCGGACGCCGGTCGAACTGGGCTGGGATCGGTACACGAAGTTCGACCACGACTTCGTCGGCCGTGAGGCGCTCGAAGCCGAGGGGGCGGACCCGGATCGGGTGCTGGCCACGCTGGAGTGGAACGACGAGGACGTCATCGACGTGTACGCCTCCCTGTTCCAGCCCGGTGACACGTACAAGTTCATGGAGATGCCCCACCAGCAGAAGCGGTCGATGATCGCCGACCGGGTGCTCGTCGACGGCGAAGACGTCGGCGTGGCGACGATGCGCGGCTACAGCTACTACTTCCGGACGATGCTCTCGCTGTGCACCATCGACGTCGAGCACAGCGACGTCGGCACCGAGGTGACCGTCGTCTGGGGCGAGGGTGAGAACCCCGCGAGTCCGACCGTCGAGGACCACGTCCAGAAGGAGGTCCGGGCGACGGTCGCACGCACCCCGTACAAGGAGGACCGGCGGCGGGCGAACCTCGCGGAGTAG
- a CDS encoding branched-chain amino acid ABC transporter permease gives MSTRDGIADRIGTFGHEAVRNGWTTERFAVLGLIGLVLLAFGPSFQVYLFTEFMIVALFALAFNLLYGYTGLLSFGHAMFFAGGSYGMAMVLRDVTPYAAEVVGSGIAPLVTFGLGAVGGVVLVLLIAVPVGWLSVRLEEIYFALITLAFGMLVYSIIIQNPGGLTNGTDGVIVTLGITEVAGAEFRLGERRTYYFLTAAVVLPSIYAIWRVVTSPFGTVCKAIRESPDRAAALGIDVTYHRWMTFVVSAAFVGVAGVLMAGLANVASPYHAHWTTSAIPVVATVIGGATFFAGPIVGAFVFLYVRWGISRFPALEAHWELFFGLMLIGVVLYFKQGAAGGLLMLRGWLFEVRAAYDRGGTDAALTYAKESTSTRLGRIGGSSDGKRGDRE, from the coding sequence ATGAGCACACGAGACGGGATCGCCGACCGGATCGGCACGTTCGGCCACGAGGCGGTCAGGAACGGCTGGACGACCGAACGGTTCGCCGTACTCGGACTGATCGGGCTCGTCCTGCTCGCGTTCGGGCCGAGCTTCCAGGTCTACCTCTTCACCGAGTTCATGATCGTCGCGCTGTTCGCGCTCGCGTTCAACCTGCTCTACGGCTACACCGGACTGCTCTCGTTCGGCCACGCGATGTTCTTCGCCGGTGGCTCCTACGGGATGGCGATGGTTCTCCGGGACGTGACCCCCTACGCCGCGGAGGTCGTCGGGAGCGGGATCGCCCCGCTCGTGACGTTCGGCCTCGGTGCGGTCGGCGGCGTGGTGCTCGTGCTCCTCATCGCGGTCCCGGTCGGCTGGCTCTCGGTTCGCTTAGAGGAGATCTACTTCGCGCTGATCACCCTCGCGTTCGGGATGCTCGTCTACTCGATCATCATCCAGAACCCGGGCGGGCTGACCAACGGCACCGACGGGGTGATCGTCACGCTGGGGATCACCGAGGTCGCCGGCGCCGAGTTCAGACTCGGCGAGCGCCGCACGTACTACTTCCTCACCGCGGCGGTCGTCCTCCCCTCGATCTACGCGATCTGGCGGGTCGTCACCTCGCCGTTCGGCACCGTCTGTAAGGCGATCCGCGAGAGCCCGGACCGGGCGGCCGCCCTCGGTATCGACGTCACCTACCACCGCTGGATGACGTTCGTCGTCTCCGCCGCCTTCGTCGGCGTCGCCGGGGTGCTGATGGCCGGCCTCGCGAACGTCGCCTCGCCCTACCACGCCCACTGGACGACGAGCGCCATCCCCGTCGTCGCGACCGTCATCGGCGGGGCGACCTTCTTCGCGGGGCCGATCGTCGGCGCGTTCGTCTTCCTCTACGTCCGCTGGGGGATCAGCCGGTTCCCCGCGCTCGAGGCCCACTGGGAGCTGTTCTTCGGGCTGATGCTGATCGGCGTCGTGCTCTACTTCAAGCAGGGGGCCGCGGGCGGGCTGCTCATGCTCCGAGGCTGGCTGTTCGAGGTCAGAGCCGCCTACGACCGCGGCGGCACCGACGCGGCACTGACCTATGCGAAGGAGTCCACGAGCACTCGGCTCGGTCGTATCGGGGGCTCGTCGGACGGAAAGCGGGGTGATCGCGAGTGA
- a CDS encoding fumarylacetoacetate hydrolase family protein encodes MRIGRYTERGSEEPWCGVRIGETVVRLPEAGAAAGLAIPDDTAELFGGWEWRRKAEMAVEYAEETGTGLHSLDDLKRLAPVSNPEKVVCVGLNYRDHAEEGGNPIPDSPVLFSKFPTAVIGPDTAIEWDPEFTERVDYEAELVAVIGKEARRVSEEEALGYVAGYTVGNDVSARDLQHGDGQWVRGKSLDTFAPIGPEIVTADEVGDPEDLDIWAEVNGERLQESTTANLIFGIAELVSFCSQAFTLSPGDLLFTGTPPGVGVYREPPVLLGEGDTVTVGVEGLGELSNDCAFD; translated from the coding sequence ATGCGGATCGGACGCTACACCGAGCGGGGGAGCGAGGAGCCCTGGTGTGGGGTACGGATCGGGGAGACCGTTGTCCGTCTCCCGGAGGCCGGCGCTGCGGCCGGACTCGCGATTCCGGACGATACCGCCGAGCTGTTCGGCGGCTGGGAGTGGCGGCGCAAGGCCGAGATGGCCGTCGAGTACGCCGAGGAGACCGGAACTGGGCTGCACTCGCTCGACGATCTGAAGCGACTCGCGCCGGTCTCGAACCCGGAGAAGGTGGTCTGTGTCGGGCTCAACTACCGCGACCACGCCGAGGAGGGCGGCAACCCGATCCCCGATTCCCCGGTGCTGTTCTCGAAGTTCCCGACGGCGGTGATCGGTCCCGACACCGCGATCGAGTGGGACCCCGAGTTCACGGAGAGAGTCGACTACGAGGCGGAACTCGTCGCCGTGATCGGAAAGGAGGCGCGACGGGTGAGCGAGGAGGAGGCGCTCGGGTACGTCGCCGGCTACACGGTCGGTAACGACGTCTCCGCGCGCGACCTCCAGCACGGCGACGGCCAATGGGTCCGCGGGAAGAGCCTCGACACGTTCGCGCCGATCGGCCCCGAGATCGTGACGGCGGACGAGGTCGGCGATCCGGAGGACCTCGACATCTGGGCCGAGGTGAACGGCGAGCGGCTCCAGGAGTCGACGACCGCGAACCTCATATTCGGGATCGCGGAGCTGGTCTCGTTCTGTAGCCAGGCCTTCACCCTCTCCCCGGGGGACCTGCTTTTCACGGGAACGCCGCCGGGGGTGGGCGTCTACCGCGAGCCGCCGGTCCTACTGGGCGAGGGAGACACCGTCACCGTCGGCGTGGAGGGACTGGGCGAACTGTCGAACGACTGTGCGTTCGACTGA
- a CDS encoding amidohydrolase family protein codes for MTRRIVRNGTVVTLDPEIGDLEGADVLIDDGEIVEIGHGLSTDNAEVIDAEGRIVLPGFVDSHIHLAQTQVRGIAGDWSLMGEYFDHMLGNITGLYEPEDMYLGGLFGALEKLYTGTTTALDWSYPNTLEHGERAVDALQDTGLRAVYTYGPPGDDAAKWWFDSDVGLPERQIRELYTEKIRDDDLLSLALGLRGPDFCTDETARSDLELARDLDVVSTIHMGAACWPSSVYGDDYQGFGAITDMLGPDVNVAHANHFSQDDIDHAVGEGVSFSATPEVEMQMGHGIPVTGKVLDAGGRPTWGVDVPSDVNGDMVTQMRIGLQVQRMFENQAILEDGEEVTEVGLTCRDTLEMATIEGARALGMDEEIGTLTPGKRADIVLVRADDFTTAPSHSPIQTVVFQSDPSHIEWVLVDGEPVKRDGELVNSKVDEEFDRFVASGRRLVDEAGLEL; via the coding sequence ATGACACGACGGATCGTACGCAACGGGACGGTCGTCACGCTCGACCCGGAGATCGGCGACCTGGAGGGGGCCGACGTCCTGATCGACGACGGCGAGATCGTCGAGATAGGCCACGGCCTCTCGACCGACAACGCCGAGGTGATCGACGCCGAGGGCCGTATCGTCCTGCCGGGGTTCGTCGACTCGCACATCCACCTCGCACAGACCCAGGTACGGGGTATCGCCGGGGACTGGTCGCTCATGGGAGAGTACTTCGATCACATGCTCGGCAACATCACCGGCCTATACGAGCCCGAAGACATGTACCTGGGCGGCCTCTTCGGCGCGCTCGAGAAGCTCTACACGGGGACGACCACGGCCCTAGACTGGTCGTACCCCAACACACTCGAACACGGCGAACGGGCCGTCGACGCGCTTCAGGATACCGGACTGCGCGCGGTGTACACCTACGGGCCGCCGGGGGACGACGCGGCGAAGTGGTGGTTCGACAGCGACGTCGGCCTCCCCGAGCGGCAGATCCGCGAGCTCTACACCGAGAAGATCCGCGACGACGACCTGCTCAGCCTCGCACTCGGGCTCCGGGGGCCGGATTTCTGTACGGACGAGACCGCCCGCAGCGATCTGGAACTGGCCCGCGACCTCGACGTCGTTTCGACGATCCACATGGGCGCCGCGTGCTGGCCCTCGTCGGTCTACGGCGACGATTACCAGGGCTTCGGAGCGATCACCGACATGCTCGGCCCGGACGTCAACGTCGCCCACGCGAACCACTTCTCGCAGGATGACATCGACCACGCCGTCGGCGAGGGCGTCTCCTTCTCCGCGACGCCGGAGGTCGAGATGCAGATGGGTCACGGGATCCCGGTGACGGGGAAGGTGCTCGATGCCGGCGGGCGACCGACGTGGGGGGTCGACGTCCCCTCGGACGTCAACGGCGACATGGTCACCCAGATGCGCATCGGTCTGCAGGTCCAGCGGATGTTCGAGAACCAGGCGATCCTGGAGGACGGCGAGGAGGTCACCGAGGTGGGGCTCACCTGCCGGGACACCCTCGAGATGGCGACGATCGAGGGGGCACGGGCGCTGGGGATGGACGAGGAGATCGGCACGCTCACGCCCGGCAAGCGAGCGGATATCGTCCTGGTCCGAGCGGACGACTTCACCACCGCACCGAGTCACTCGCCGATCCAGACCGTCGTCTTCCAGTCCGATCCCTCGCACATCGAGTGGGTGCTGGTCGACGGCGAGCCGGTCAAGCGCGACGGAGAACTCGTGAACTCGAAAGTCGACGAGGAGTTCGATCGGTTCGTCGCCTCGGGCCGGAGGCTGGTCGACGAGGCCGGACTGGAGCTGTAG